Part of the Vigna radiata var. radiata cultivar VC1973A chromosome 11, Vradiata_ver6, whole genome shotgun sequence genome is shown below.
ACGATTGCCTTTTTACTCTAGTAGCCTAATAATATCTTTTCTGTTTTTCGAGTTCAATCTGCTTTCATTTTCATACCATTGCTGCGGATGCTCATTTTCAGCTTCCCACATTTCCACATTATGCGGTTTCTTTTCTAGTTTTCTACCTGGAAACCCTTCCTtacttttaataagaaaaaacaaaattcatctCGAAtcaaatcttctttttttttagattcCATGACAAAAATAGCTTTTCGTCCTGTCTCAAATTTAGCtttctttcaataaaattaaaaaaaaaaaaaaaatcttttttttagtctatataatatttcaactttcaacataaacataacctttttttttcttctttaaaacattggacttgaaaatatatttatagatattgCAAGAAGTCTAATACAGATTTGATCccagtttataattttaaaggaatttttttattgtatatacaGAATgaattaatagtaaataaaacaTAGCAAGTGTGCAAttatttagtatatttaaatactgaaattattttttaaaagttgaaaaataaatagcGTCTTAATGATATGAAAGTCCTGCTCTCCAGTTAAAAAATTAGAGATACCGAACACATTAATTATGGAGTTTAAAATTATtggattttgtttcttttaattttgtcttaGAAAATATCGAAAACCCGAAAAATAACTGCAGCATGTGTGTGTCATTAAAGTTTGGTAAAATTGAATAATAGTGGTCCATCCAGACATGATTTCCTGAATTGTTAAGATGTTGAATGATTTATGATTATTACTGTAAGGAAagtgatttaagaaaaagatttggGTGGAAATGAGagtaggtaaaaaaaaaaaaaaaggtggggCATTTGTTGGGTGAGAGGACAAAAAGGTAGTAAAATGAGAGAACAGAAGAGAGCAGACCAGGGGACGTTATTGATGGCATCAGAATATTCATGTCATCcatttaatagtaataataatgacAATGAAGTTTCCTTGGTATTCATTCCATCATGTCAAATCCATGCACGTGATAGACTCACCTCtcccctcctcctcctcctcctaaGTTCACCATTTTCTAAGTCAACAGCGACAAAAAGCATTTCCATAAACCAAATATGACAAGGAATTCTttgcaatataataataacacttCACTTCCATTCCACCCATATGAGACAAAACCCGGTGCTGTGAGTGAATGTTGCTGCAGCGTCACCtccttatttttcatttcatttccttCATAAATTCTATACTTATTCAACCTCTATTCTATTCTGACATTTCCTTTAACCatgttttttctctcatttaCTACTACTGCTTCCATCACTCTTCTTTATTCACTgtatattttgaagtttttatcataaaatttggaagaaaaagttGTAGGTTGGGAATACATTAATGAGAAGAGTGAGTGTATACGCAATTGTTCACCAACACACTGAGTCACTGCAAGGCTTCTGCCTCTGCTCTGCTACTCCTGCTGCCACCTGCATTCACTGTCACTCACCACCATCATTCTCCTACCCTTTTGCCCCCCCTCCCCTGGGAATCAATGCCAATGGGATCCTCCTATTCCTGttcctcttttttcttctctctttccaCCCTAACCCTTTTTACCTTTACTCACcccttaataataataatatccatgcaatttcttatttatatatctttttcataTAAATCTCACTCAATATCATATAGTATATAAATTCACAAGAATATTCGACTATTTCTAAATACTTTTAGAAGGATTaggaaaaactaaagttttattttgaaggaaataacataaaaggatcgtgttaacaattttttaataattttttgacaataaattatatatcactgttttattgattttatatttaaaacagattaatcacatacgtaaaaaaaattatcactaGGGAATATTGAACTATAAAGATGATGGAAAACCTTATTATACAAGCATTGCAAAAACAATGAGTGAATCACAATTCACCAATTAGTAAGGGTTATGAATTGCTATTTACgagggaagagaaaaataaaggaatacatatttgttttcaaattttatggaTGGGCATGTCATTTTCTCGCACGCGTgaatttcaatgcaaaatcataAGTTAcgctattattattatatatgtcataaatttttatataacgTTATTAATTAAAAGGTATGTTTTGCTTCATctaaggaaaaaataatttcaataaattataactaaaatttacgcataaactaatttattcttttaaaaatggaTTCAGTAATAAGTTAACCTAAGCATTGTCATAAGTAATATGCAATTATACATTAGAACAGTGGTAGGTGAAATTAAGGGTATTATAAAACAAGTTACACGTGGCATGATCTCAGCAATATATGGGATCGTGCATGTTCTGACGTATAAGCACAAGATTGAAACTTCAAGCCTCGGAAAcctaaaagagaaaataagaggTCCTTTATCACCAAGTTAAGATAACTCAGCAATCATATCATACCCTATGCATTAAAATAATtggaattctattttctttcaagAAAATCCACTcctcaaaaaataattaatacttttacAAGTGTGTTGATGGGTTTACTTGGATtagatatattaatttgttcTTGAAAATGTTATGTAACTCttttaagaaaacttaaaagGATTCAAAGATACTCTTCcatcacattaaaaaaaaaaagatataaggTTTGGAAATTTATAGATGTAAAATAGAGTGAAGGTAAAAAGATTGCAATGGAGAGAGGGGCAGAGAGGCACATGGGCACATGGGCGTAGACCTAAGTAGGAGTATACGTTTCATAGTTATACTGGAATACGTAGAGGgtataaataaaggaaaatgaagaaaaagaaaaagaaaaagctgaGCAGTGACGGCTGAGTTGGGATGGGAGGGGAATGCGTTGTTGAAGAGAACAGTTATTTGCGGGGGAGGAAGGTTAAGGTTTTGTCACTTCAGGAAAGTGAATGAATGAGTGAAAATACCAAAAGCTGGTAAGGGGTCAATCAAAACGACTGTGCAGCATGTGCGCAGTAGTCAGTAGAAGGAAGGGAGCGAGAGGCACACCCACTCTCATCTTTTCGGGTACGGACTTTGACCGGGAATACCAAGTCACTCTCATAAGCCCCTCGTACCTCGTGCACGCCTGCTtacacttcttttcttttgccacCACATTACAGAAATAACCCGAAGCTACACCACGCACCGGTCACAATACCAATAGGGTTGACGCGCACGGTACACGGACGTGTGCTGCAGTCTGCACTGcataaagaaaatacaatcaTCATTGCGTTTCGCAGCAAAAGCCTGATGATCTATCTCAACCCCTCCCTCATCTTTCCTTTTACACCCCTATTATTTAAATGCACACGTAACACCTTCCGTTGTAAACTCTTTTAAAACTATAACAATCTTATAATTActatttcaaaaacaacaattaGTCAATTCCACGTACTAAACTAATGTAGAAAAAACCGCGGACGGAGAAAATCTGTTGTACAAACACTCTAATCTAATACGCACCCTAACAAAACACCtctatttagttatatataatttatttataattcagaTGCATTGAGTTTATCAATTTTTGGAATTACAAATTTAATGCATATACTACTACTATTACTACACCACTGTCATTTAAGATTCATGACACACATGCATCACGATTATATTACATGAAAGTTTTAAATACCATCAGCGTCACAAAAAGTTACAAATGACATGAATAATATAGAATTTGATGACAAAATTTAGCCAAGGCTGGAAAAGTGGAGTTTGTTGATAATTGTGAGTGAGTGATGAGAGCAGGAAATATTAGATGTGGaagtgtaaaaaaattgtttagaaaatgataaataataaatattgctAAAAAAGAGAAGGCagttaagaaaataatgataGTGACTGTGTAAATAACAATGATAGTGGAAGATATATATGATATGTAGGGTGGGACGAAATGGGATTTATTTAAGATAGATTTATGAAGAAGGGAAGGTTAGCTGGTCTTGAAAGCTCTTGCGCTTGTGGCAGCAGTGATCAAGAAActacagacaaaaaaaaaaaaaaaaaaaaaactccgaCTCTATATATCGTTCCCATCTCTTCTATTTCCTTcgcttctctctctctctctctttctttcttctcaacctCACCAACACAGCACAGCCTCGTGTGAAATTATTTCTTGCCTTGCGCCGATCTATTCACAGGTCACAGTaagttctctctctctctctctctctctctcttcttattATGTATGTACAGCTTTGTGTTTTTAAAATCACACCAGTCACTGATGGATCTCATCACCTCTTTTCGTTTCTCTTTCTTACCTCCAATCTTTGCCGCCACGCAAACAAACGTTATGTTCAGATCTACCGGTGCAACTtaaggttttttattttctcatgtTCGTATTTCAAGATTTTCGAcgtccttcttcttcctcggaCAATGTTATTCGTTATGgcttaccattttttttttctccttttcggATTGAATCGTTTATTGACTCGTATTCTTGTCGGTTAAATATTTGTGAGGAAAAAAAAGGGAACGATTTGGAGACGCTTTTAATGACCTAGATTAGTTTATTAATATCACGTTtgaaatcttttaataaatccGCGATCACGAATCGGAACATGAAGCTTCGTTGAATAATaatctgtttttgttttttctatgaTTCCTCAATTTCCATGTCctgcatttatttatttacagcTATCaaggtttaattattattattgttatctcCATTTGACTCTCtctctttgttgtttgtttgtagaaaattaaaaatcaggTACTGCAGGCTGTGAAAGCTAGATACTAATTAGATCGCTCATTCGAAGAAAGAGAAACCATAGTACTAGTACTAATTTTATTAGGGGGATTTGATCTAATATAATATGATTTGACGATTTAATTAACCGCAGAAGTTGGCTTGGTGTGTGAGGGacaagagagagagaaagaaaaggagagagAGCGATCGGAAAAGATGTCATCATCATCGAATTCGCCGTGCGCGGCGTGCAAGTTTCTCAGGCGAAAATGCACGCAGGAGTGCGTGTTCGCACCGTACTTTCCGCCGGACAACCCTCAGAGGTTCGCTTACGTGCACAAGGTTTTCGGGGCCAGCAACGTGGCCAAGCTTCTCAATGAACTCAGCGCCTCGCAGCGGGACGACGCCGTAAAGTCCCTCGCTTACGAGGCCGAGGCGCGTCTCAGGGACCCCGTCTACGGCTGCGTGGGCCTCATCTCCGTCCTACAACACAGGCTCAGGCAGATCCAGGTGGAACTCAACAATGCAAAGAAGGAACTCGCAACATACATCGGTCCCCAAGCTTTTCAAGGCTTACCAGCCCCCATTCTCCAGCAGCACCCAAACAACCCGTTTTCCGGTTCCCTGTATGGGAGCATGGCGGGGGTGACGGCAGCCACTCACGGTGGGCAGCTGATGATTCGCGACGGCCAGTCACCGCAGCAGCATCAGATCTTGGAGGCCCAGCAGTTGGCTGCGGCTGTGGCGGCGAGGGAGCAGCAGGAGATGTTCAGGGGTTAC
Proteins encoded:
- the LOC106777291 gene encoding LOB domain-containing protein 36, whose translation is MSSSSNSPCAACKFLRRKCTQECVFAPYFPPDNPQRFAYVHKVFGASNVAKLLNELSASQRDDAVKSLAYEAEARLRDPVYGCVGLISVLQHRLRQIQVELNNAKKELATYIGPQAFQGLPAPILQQHPNNPFSGSLYGSMAGVTAATHGGQLMIRDGQSPQQHQILEAQQLAAAVAAREQQEMFRGYEHQQQQEFLRFSGGFDVGSASSAGGFSQISPAAASADQLSPSLALGSFDNPYHMQPPQQGEPHPHNIPFEAQLLLPPQQKQSPQQSQQSQLPLHQPQSESEECRSLGPSC